In one window of Dyella thiooxydans DNA:
- a CDS encoding SLC13 family permease encodes MSWQAWATVAVIVAAMGLFASEKVRIDLVALMALAALVILGVVSPAEALSGFSNEATVTVAAMFALSMGIERSGALEPLSRLLMKIRRPWLLTLALMLAIAPLGAFIKNIALVATFLPLALKVCQRTGTSPGRVLMPMAFAAQMGGVCTLIGTSSNLLADTLAQKHGMPPFGVFEFTELGAILAVVGIVYLMLVGRWLLPRHIHTDMPVQAEIGKYVTELEVTENSSLLGKSIADAGLGERYGVYPLELLRGDRRTWSPRSQKITRGDVLLVRGDWEKIEDFRRQAGLRNAPEGHYAHTDDRQRVLAEIMVAPASPLEGRRFGETGIGWRYDAVALAIHRRGQVLREKLSDVALAVGDVLLVLVPEEAMTNLRNDESLIVLSERENAHRTPRKALYAVAIMAGVIVASGLRWLPIPIAAICGATAMALAGCFGRKDVYEGMDWKIVILLGAILPLGVAIEKSGLSTAVVHAGMAVVGSHGPLAALFMVYLLTALLTELMGHNPSVVLMVGIAASVAHAMHVDPRPFVVAVAFAAATSFATPVGYPTNTMVYYAGGYRFTDFMRVGIPLILLFCALSMWLIPHFWPFQPLTR; translated from the coding sequence ATGAGCTGGCAGGCCTGGGCCACGGTGGCGGTGATCGTCGCCGCGATGGGGCTGTTCGCCAGCGAGAAGGTGCGCATCGACCTGGTGGCGCTGATGGCGCTGGCGGCCCTGGTGATCCTGGGCGTGGTCAGCCCGGCGGAGGCGCTGAGCGGTTTCAGCAACGAGGCCACGGTGACCGTGGCGGCGATGTTCGCGCTCAGCATGGGCATCGAGCGCTCCGGTGCGCTGGAGCCGCTGAGCCGGCTGCTGATGAAGATCCGCCGGCCCTGGCTGCTCACCCTGGCGCTGATGCTGGCGATCGCTCCGCTGGGCGCCTTCATCAAGAACATCGCCCTGGTCGCCACCTTCCTGCCGCTGGCGCTGAAAGTGTGTCAGCGCACCGGTACCTCGCCCGGCCGGGTGCTGATGCCGATGGCGTTCGCGGCGCAGATGGGCGGGGTATGCACGCTGATCGGCACCTCGTCCAACCTGCTGGCCGACACGCTGGCGCAGAAGCACGGCATGCCGCCGTTCGGGGTGTTCGAGTTCACCGAGCTCGGCGCCATCCTGGCGGTGGTCGGCATCGTCTACCTGATGCTGGTCGGCCGCTGGCTGCTGCCTCGCCACATCCATACCGACATGCCGGTGCAGGCGGAGATCGGCAAGTACGTCACCGAGCTGGAGGTCACCGAGAACTCCTCCCTGCTCGGCAAGAGCATTGCCGATGCCGGGCTGGGCGAGCGCTACGGCGTCTATCCGCTGGAACTGCTGCGCGGCGACCGCCGCACCTGGTCGCCGCGTTCGCAGAAGATCACCCGCGGCGACGTGCTGCTGGTCCGCGGCGATTGGGAAAAGATCGAGGATTTCCGGCGCCAGGCCGGCCTGCGCAACGCGCCGGAAGGCCATTACGCGCACACCGACGATCGCCAGCGCGTGCTCGCCGAGATCATGGTCGCGCCGGCCAGTCCGCTGGAAGGTCGCAGGTTCGGCGAGACCGGCATCGGCTGGCGCTACGACGCGGTGGCGCTGGCGATCCACCGCCGCGGCCAGGTGCTGCGCGAGAAGCTCAGCGACGTGGCGCTGGCGGTCGGCGACGTGCTGCTGGTGCTGGTGCCGGAAGAGGCGATGACCAACCTGCGCAACGACGAGTCGCTGATCGTGCTGAGCGAGCGCGAGAATGCGCACAGGACGCCACGCAAGGCGCTCTACGCCGTGGCGATCATGGCCGGGGTGATCGTCGCCTCGGGGCTGCGCTGGCTGCCGATACCGATCGCCGCGATCTGCGGCGCCACCGCGATGGCGCTGGCCGGCTGCTTCGGCCGCAAGGACGTCTACGAGGGCATGGACTGGAAGATCGTGATCCTGCTCGGCGCGATCCTGCCGCTGGGCGTGGCGATCGAGAAGAGCGGCCTGTCCACCGCGGTGGTGCACGCCGGGATGGCCGTGGTCGGCAGCCACGGACCGCTGGCGGCGCTGTTCATGGTCTACCTGCTCACCGCCCTGCTCACCGAGTTGATGGGGCACAACCCGTCGGTGGTGCTGATGGTCGGCATCGCCGCCTCGGTGGCGCACGCGATGCACGTGGATCCGCGACCGTTCGTGGTGGCGGTGGCGTTCGCTGCGGCGACCTCGTTCGCCACGCCGGTCGGCTATCCGACCAACACCATGGTGTATTACGCCGGCGGCTACCGCTTCACCGACTTCATGCGGGTGGGCATTCCGCTGATCCTGCTGTTCTGCGCGCTGTCGATGTGGCTGATCCCGCACTTCTGGCCGTTCCAGCCGCTCACCCGTTGA
- a CDS encoding patatin-like phospholipase family protein, whose protein sequence is MADNDPPGHDIQTTARAGGASSRPTVALALGAGGAKGLAHIGVIEEIEAAGYEISAIAGSSMGALIGGIYAMGKLDVYRDWVSTLAKLDVLRLLDWTFTGGGLIKGEKIIGTLRELIGDVHIEDLPLAYTAVATDLEREREVWLTRGSLFEAIRASIAIPTIFRPHRVAGRLLLDGALLNPVPVTPLIRERADYLFAVSVDGPAEGARPDPAVAVDDENHRGRLGEWLGKLLPAGNGTPREAMPGALELLNQSMDLMQANLSRLRLAAYAPDLLIQMPRDVSTAFEFYRAKELIELGRDRAREALNGWHEREGAVPAGMPR, encoded by the coding sequence ATGGCCGACAACGATCCTCCCGGGCACGACATCCAGACCACCGCGCGCGCCGGCGGCGCGTCGAGCCGGCCCACGGTGGCGCTCGCGCTCGGCGCCGGCGGGGCCAAGGGACTCGCGCACATCGGCGTGATCGAGGAGATCGAGGCGGCCGGCTACGAGATCTCGGCGATCGCCGGCAGCTCGATGGGCGCGCTGATCGGGGGCATCTACGCGATGGGCAAGCTGGACGTCTACCGCGACTGGGTGTCCACCCTGGCCAAGCTCGACGTGCTGCGCCTGCTGGACTGGACCTTCACCGGCGGCGGCCTGATCAAGGGCGAGAAGATCATAGGCACACTGCGTGAGCTGATCGGTGACGTGCACATCGAGGACCTGCCGCTGGCCTACACGGCGGTAGCTACCGACCTGGAGCGCGAGCGCGAAGTGTGGCTTACCCGCGGCTCGCTGTTCGAGGCGATCCGGGCGTCGATCGCCATTCCCACCATCTTCCGGCCGCATCGCGTGGCCGGCCGGCTGCTGCTCGACGGCGCGCTGCTGAACCCGGTGCCGGTGACCCCGCTGATCCGCGAGCGCGCGGACTATCTGTTCGCGGTCAGCGTGGACGGTCCGGCCGAAGGCGCCCGGCCGGACCCCGCGGTGGCCGTCGACGACGAGAACCACCGCGGCCGGCTCGGTGAGTGGCTCGGCAAGCTGCTGCCGGCCGGCAACGGCACGCCCCGCGAGGCGATGCCCGGGGCACTGGAGCTGCTCAACCAGTCGATGGACCTGATGCAGGCCAATCTGTCGCGGCTGCGGCTGGCGGCCTATGCGCCGGACCTGCTGATCCAGATGCCGCGCGACGTATCCACCGCCTTCGAGTTCTACCGCGCGAAGGAGCTGATCGAGCTCGGACGCGACCGAGCGCGGGAGGCGCTGAACGGTTGGCACGAGCGCGAGGGAGCGGTCCCCGCGGGTATGCCGCGCTAG
- a CDS encoding DUF488 domain-containing protein — MRIRVKRIYLPPDPADGRRVLVDRLWPRGVRKDAVGLDGWIREVAPSAALRRWFGHEPSRWEAFRHRYAAELDDLAEYWRPLADQAAHRPLTLLYAARDEEHNHALVLKDYLECWLHGHGPR; from the coding sequence ATGCGCATCCGGGTCAAACGCATCTATCTTCCGCCCGACCCGGCTGACGGTCGGCGGGTGCTGGTCGACCGGCTGTGGCCCCGTGGCGTGCGCAAGGATGCCGTCGGGCTCGATGGCTGGATCCGCGAGGTGGCGCCGTCGGCGGCGTTGCGACGCTGGTTCGGTCATGAGCCCTCGCGCTGGGAGGCCTTCCGCCATCGCTATGCCGCGGAGCTGGATGATCTGGCCGAGTACTGGCGACCGCTGGCCGACCAGGCCGCGCACCGGCCCCTGACCCTGCTCTACGCCGCGCGTGACGAGGAGCACAACCATGCGCTGGTGCTCAAGGACTACCTGGAATGCTGGCTGCACGGCCATGGGCCGCGCTGA
- a CDS encoding glycosyltransferase family 2 protein codes for MPQLSVVVPVFNERDNIPPLLAEIAAALRGQVDYEVIYVDDDSTDDSRQVLAAQKAQHPELRVLHHVTRSGQSTAVWNGVRAAQSPWIATLDGDGQNDPADIPKLLAARASAEPAVRLFAGWRTTRRDSFNKRISSKIANAVRSRMLKDATPDTGCGLKLFEREVFLRLPYFDHMHRYLPALVKRAGFQSTSVPVGHRPRTAGTSKYGMLDRLWVGLADLRGVAWLMRRGKVTAVEEL; via the coding sequence ATGCCCCAGCTTTCCGTCGTCGTCCCCGTTTTCAACGAGCGCGACAACATCCCGCCCCTGCTCGCCGAGATCGCTGCCGCCCTGCGTGGCCAGGTCGACTACGAAGTGATCTACGTCGACGACGATTCCACCGACGACAGCCGCCAGGTGCTCGCCGCGCAGAAGGCGCAGCACCCGGAGTTGCGTGTGCTGCACCACGTCACCCGCTCCGGCCAGAGCACGGCGGTGTGGAACGGCGTGCGCGCGGCGCAGTCGCCGTGGATCGCCACGCTGGACGGCGACGGCCAGAACGACCCGGCCGACATTCCCAAGCTGCTCGCCGCGCGCGCCAGCGCCGAGCCGGCGGTCCGCCTGTTCGCTGGCTGGCGCACCACCCGCCGCGACAGCTTCAACAAGCGGATCTCCTCGAAGATCGCCAACGCGGTGCGCTCGCGCATGCTCAAGGACGCCACGCCGGACACCGGCTGCGGCCTGAAGCTGTTCGAGCGGGAGGTGTTCCTGCGGCTGCCCTATTTCGACCACATGCACCGCTACCTGCCGGCGCTGGTCAAGCGCGCCGGTTTCCAGAGCACCAGCGTGCCGGTCGGCCACCGACCGCGCACCGCGGGCACGTCGAAGTACGGCATGCTCGATCGCCTGTGGGTGGGCCTGGCCGACCTGCGCGGCGTGGCCTGGCTGATGCGCCGGGGCAAGGTCACCGCGGTCGAGGAGCTGTAA
- a CDS encoding ParB/RepB/Spo0J family partition protein: protein MAAKKRGLGRGLDALLGGDGAGTPSVIEQEGELRTLPIQQIQPGKYQPRRHWNDEALDELAASIKAQGLIQPVVVRALGKGSYELIAGERRWRAAQRAQMSEIPALVKDVPEVAVPAMALIENIQRQDLTPLEEADALKRLIEDFELTHQQAADAVGRSRAAVSNLLRLTDLPAAIKKLLDEGKLEMGHARCLLTLDEAVALPLARQASTLGWSVRELEDAARKAQSAPKGKAKTGGARDPNIDALERELGERFATRVELAQSRGGRGKLVIHYHSNDELEGILGKIR, encoded by the coding sequence ATGGCCGCGAAGAAGCGTGGACTGGGACGCGGGCTCGACGCCCTGCTGGGCGGCGATGGTGCCGGTACCCCGTCGGTGATCGAGCAGGAGGGCGAGCTGCGCACCCTGCCGATCCAGCAGATCCAGCCCGGCAAGTACCAGCCGCGGCGCCACTGGAACGACGAGGCGCTGGACGAGCTGGCCGCCTCGATCAAGGCGCAGGGCCTGATCCAGCCGGTGGTGGTGCGTGCGTTGGGCAAGGGCAGCTACGAGCTGATCGCCGGCGAGCGCCGCTGGCGCGCCGCACAGCGCGCGCAGATGAGCGAGATCCCGGCGCTGGTGAAGGATGTGCCCGAGGTCGCCGTGCCGGCGATGGCGCTGATCGAGAACATCCAGCGCCAGGATCTCACTCCGCTGGAGGAGGCCGACGCGCTCAAGCGCCTGATCGAGGATTTCGAGCTCACCCACCAGCAGGCGGCCGACGCGGTCGGCCGCTCGCGCGCCGCGGTGTCCAACCTGTTGCGCCTGACCGACCTGCCGGCAGCCATCAAGAAGCTGCTCGACGAGGGCAAGCTGGAGATGGGGCACGCCCGTTGCCTGCTGACCCTCGACGAGGCGGTGGCGCTGCCGCTGGCTCGCCAGGCCTCGACCCTGGGCTGGAGCGTGCGCGAGCTGGAAGACGCCGCGCGCAAGGCGCAGAGTGCGCCGAAGGGCAAGGCCAAGACCGGTGGTGCACGCGACCCGAACATCGACGCGCTGGAGCGCGAGCTGGGCGAGCGCTTCGCCACCCGCGTGGAGCTGGCGCAGAGCCGCGGCGGCCGCGGCAAACTGGTGATCCACTACCACAGCAACGACGAGCTCGAGGGCATCCTCGGCAAGATCCGCTGA
- a CDS encoding ParA family protein, which yields MARIIAVANQKGGVGKTTTAVNLAASLAAAKRKVLLVDLDPQGNATMASGVDKNQAKPNGCEVLLDEAPIERAIVTTEAHYDLLPGNGDLTAAELKLMDALARESRLKEQLAKIASRYDTILIDCPPSLHLLTLNALTAADGLLIPVQCEYFALEGLSSLLDTVKAVRARLNPGLEIEGLLRTMYDVRNNLGNEVSAQLTQHFGDKVLRSIIPRNVRLAEAPSHGQPIHLYDRSSRGAIAYIGLAGEIIRRERGAQAALAALGEMHDDPDAAHDATIDLHQE from the coding sequence ATGGCACGCATCATCGCTGTCGCCAACCAGAAGGGCGGCGTCGGCAAGACCACCACCGCCGTCAATCTCGCCGCGTCGCTGGCTGCCGCCAAGCGCAAGGTGCTGCTGGTCGACCTCGATCCGCAGGGCAACGCGACGATGGCCTCGGGCGTGGACAAGAACCAGGCCAAGCCGAATGGCTGCGAGGTGCTGCTGGACGAGGCGCCGATCGAGCGCGCCATCGTCACCACCGAGGCGCACTACGACCTGCTGCCGGGCAACGGCGACCTCACCGCCGCCGAGCTGAAGCTGATGGACGCGCTGGCGCGCGAGAGCCGGCTCAAGGAACAGCTGGCCAAGATCGCGTCCAGGTACGACACCATCCTGATCGACTGCCCGCCGTCGCTGCACCTGCTCACGCTCAATGCGCTGACCGCGGCCGACGGGCTGCTGATCCCGGTGCAGTGCGAGTATTTCGCGCTGGAAGGGCTGTCCAGCCTGCTCGACACGGTCAAGGCGGTACGGGCAAGACTCAATCCCGGGCTGGAGATCGAGGGTCTGCTGCGCACCATGTACGACGTGCGCAACAACCTGGGCAACGAGGTCTCCGCACAGCTGACCCAGCACTTCGGCGACAAGGTGCTGCGCTCGATCATCCCGCGCAACGTGCGCCTGGCCGAGGCGCCCAGCCACGGCCAGCCGATCCACCTGTACGACCGCAGCTCGCGGGGCGCGATCGCCTACATCGGCCTCGCCGGCGAGATCATCCGCCGCGAGCGTGGCGCGCAGGCGGCACTGGCCGCGCTGGGCGAAATGCATGACGACCCGGACGCCGCGCACGACGCGACGATCGATCTTCACCAGGAGTAA
- the rsmG gene encoding 16S rRNA (guanine(527)-N(7))-methyltransferase RsmG has product MTDRAALQHRLEQGIATLGLQLPAGAVPRLLDYLDLLVRWNAAYNLTAVRDPAEMVTRHLLDSLAILPYVTGSTLADLGTGPGLPGIVLAIAAPGRAITLVDSNGKKVRFLREAIRSLKLEGVQAVQSRVEDVQGQFDCITARAFATLADMLGWGGHLLAPGGCWLAMKGRRPDDELEALPPGFALASMHSLAVPGLEGERHLAVIRHAGAAAAPAAC; this is encoded by the coding sequence ATGACCGATCGCGCCGCCTTGCAACACCGCCTGGAACAGGGCATCGCCACGCTCGGTCTGCAGCTCCCGGCCGGCGCCGTGCCGCGGCTGCTCGATTACCTCGACCTGCTGGTGCGCTGGAACGCGGCCTACAACCTCACCGCGGTGCGCGATCCGGCCGAGATGGTGACCCGTCACCTGCTCGACTCGCTGGCGATCCTGCCCTATGTGACCGGGTCGACGCTGGCTGACCTGGGAACCGGGCCCGGGCTGCCGGGCATCGTGCTGGCGATTGCCGCGCCGGGCCGGGCGATCACCCTGGTCGATTCCAACGGCAAGAAGGTCCGCTTCCTGCGCGAGGCGATCCGCAGCCTGAAGCTGGAAGGCGTGCAGGCCGTGCAGTCGCGGGTGGAGGATGTGCAGGGCCAGTTCGACTGCATCACCGCCCGCGCCTTCGCCACGCTGGCCGACATGCTGGGCTGGGGCGGCCACCTGCTCGCCCCCGGTGGATGCTGGCTGGCGATGAAGGGGCGCCGGCCCGACGACGAGCTCGAGGCGCTGCCGCCGGGTTTCGCGCTGGCCTCGATGCACTCGCTGGCCGTGCCCGGGCTGGAGGGCGAACGCCACCTCGCGGTGATCCGCCATGCCGGAGCCGCTGCGGCCCCGGCAGCCTGTTAA
- a CDS encoding SPFH domain-containing protein produces MNLTLAIAIIAVAAGVIAAAMRRVPIGQVHSLYRRGQPLRLLEPGTHWVVPGLDRIGHRIDLGGQVLRFEQPQADSHELRGTVYWQVLEPERAEATIDEAPQLIRCGALAALGESPLAAGDRRDLGSRMKQALNGALRERGLMITRVELEIA; encoded by the coding sequence ATGAACTTGACCTTGGCCATCGCCATCATCGCAGTCGCCGCCGGCGTGATCGCCGCAGCGATGCGTCGGGTGCCGATCGGCCAGGTCCACAGCCTCTATCGCCGGGGTCAGCCATTGCGCCTGCTGGAGCCGGGTACGCACTGGGTGGTGCCCGGTCTGGATCGCATCGGCCACCGCATCGATCTGGGCGGCCAGGTGCTGCGCTTCGAGCAACCGCAGGCCGACAGCCACGAGTTGCGCGGCACCGTGTACTGGCAGGTGCTCGAGCCCGAGCGTGCCGAAGCCACCATCGACGAAGCACCCCAGCTGATCCGTTGCGGCGCGCTGGCCGCGCTCGGCGAGTCGCCGCTTGCCGCTGGCGATCGCCGCGATCTCGGCAGCCGCATGAAGCAGGCGCTCAACGGTGCCCTGCGCGAGCGCGGTCTGATGATCACGCGGGTGGAGCTGGAAATCGCCTGA
- a CDS encoding LacI family DNA-binding transcriptional regulator — translation MTTVTIKDVAREAGVSVASVSRALNGTGGVTAETEKRIRDVAARLRYIPHGAARSLITRRTHTIGALLPDMYGEFFSELIRGIDLAARARGLHLLVSSAHDGVEDAAAALRTMRGRVDGMIILSPRADASFLHTNLPESLPTVLLNSPLRGPRYPVLNIDNHGGAHAMVRHLAVECGYRDIALVAGPHDNYDAQQREEGYRAAMAEFVPGAALRILRGEFTEESGYRAGCEMMASGKLPRAVFAANDMMAIGCLLALREAGVEVPGSVAVTGFDDIPIARYITPALTTVQVRIVDLGRSALERLAALLDAPDQATPPEADTLGCHVVVRDSCGARSPGKTSTKKAR, via the coding sequence GTGACGACAGTGACCATCAAAGACGTGGCGCGGGAGGCCGGCGTGTCCGTGGCCTCGGTGTCGCGTGCGCTCAATGGCACCGGCGGCGTCACGGCCGAGACCGAGAAGCGGATCCGCGATGTCGCTGCGCGACTGCGCTACATCCCCCACGGCGCGGCGCGCAGCCTGATCACCCGCCGCACGCACACCATCGGGGCGCTGTTGCCGGACATGTACGGCGAGTTCTTCTCCGAGCTGATCCGCGGCATCGACCTGGCTGCGCGCGCCCGCGGCCTGCACCTGCTGGTGTCCAGCGCTCACGATGGCGTTGAAGATGCCGCCGCCGCCTTGCGCACGATGCGCGGACGGGTCGACGGCATGATCATCCTGTCGCCGCGCGCCGATGCTTCGTTCCTGCACACCAATCTGCCCGAATCGCTGCCCACGGTGCTGCTCAACAGCCCGCTGCGGGGTCCGCGCTACCCGGTGCTGAATATCGACAATCACGGCGGTGCGCACGCCATGGTGCGGCACCTGGCGGTCGAGTGCGGCTATCGCGACATCGCCCTCGTCGCCGGCCCGCACGACAACTACGACGCGCAGCAGCGCGAAGAGGGCTATCGCGCGGCGATGGCGGAATTCGTACCCGGTGCCGCATTGCGCATCCTCCGTGGCGAGTTCACGGAGGAGTCGGGGTACCGCGCGGGCTGCGAAATGATGGCCTCGGGAAAGCTCCCGCGGGCGGTGTTCGCCGCCAACGACATGATGGCGATCGGCTGCCTGCTCGCGCTGCGCGAAGCCGGCGTCGAGGTGCCAGGCAGCGTCGCGGTGACCGGCTTCGACGACATCCCCATCGCCCGCTACATCACGCCTGCATTGACCACGGTGCAGGTACGCATCGTGGACCTGGGACGGAGTGCCCTCGAGCGACTGGCCGCGCTGCTGGATGCACCCGACCAGGCCACCCCGCCGGAAGCCGACACGCTCGGTTGTCACGTCGTGGTGCGTGACAGCTGCGGCGCCCGTTCGCCCGGCAAGACATCGACCAAGAAAGCCCGCTGA